A section of the Emcibacter nanhaiensis genome encodes:
- the gabT gene encoding 4-aminobutyrate--2-oxoglutarate transaminase — protein MTNAELWARREAAVARGVGTMHQRFAARAENAELWDVEGKRYIDFATGIAVNNTGHSDPRIIEAVKAQLDNFSHSCFQVNPYESYIALAEKLNDAAPGPSPKKSIFLTTGAEAVENAVKIARAATGRSGIIAFKGGFHGRTMMGMALTGKVAPYKVGFGPFPSDIYHVPYPVAYHGITEQMSLEALDGLFKADIDPKRVAAIILEPVQGEGGFYAASPDFMQALRKLCDEHGMLLICDEIQTGFARTGKMFATEYSDVEPDLMTVAKAMAGGFPISGVVGKADMMDAAAPGGLGGTYGGSPLGCVAGLKVMEIIEQDNLCQRAVEIGELFKGRLLRLKGNGMSSIGEVRNLGAMIAMELVKDGEADRPDPELTGRIVRDAAEKGLTLLSCGVRGNVIRFLPALTASDDLLNEGLDILEQVLMAR, from the coding sequence ATGACGAATGCAGAACTTTGGGCGCGCCGGGAGGCGGCGGTGGCTCGTGGTGTCGGCACCATGCACCAGCGCTTTGCGGCGCGGGCGGAAAATGCCGAACTCTGGGATGTGGAAGGCAAGCGCTATATCGACTTTGCCACCGGCATCGCCGTCAACAACACCGGGCACAGTGACCCGCGGATCATTGAAGCGGTGAAGGCGCAGCTGGATAACTTCTCGCACAGCTGTTTCCAGGTCAATCCTTACGAGAGCTATATCGCGCTGGCGGAAAAGCTCAATGACGCTGCTCCGGGACCTAGCCCCAAGAAATCCATTTTCCTCACCACCGGGGCGGAAGCGGTGGAAAATGCGGTCAAGATCGCAAGAGCCGCGACCGGACGCTCCGGTATCATTGCTTTCAAGGGCGGCTTTCACGGCCGCACCATGATGGGCATGGCGCTGACCGGCAAGGTGGCGCCCTACAAGGTCGGCTTCGGCCCGTTTCCGTCCGACATCTATCATGTGCCTTATCCCGTGGCCTATCACGGCATCACCGAACAGATGAGCCTGGAGGCGCTGGACGGCCTGTTCAAGGCGGATATCGACCCCAAACGGGTCGCGGCGATCATCCTCGAGCCGGTGCAGGGCGAGGGCGGCTTCTATGCGGCCAGCCCCGACTTCATGCAGGCGCTGCGCAAACTGTGTGATGAACACGGCATGCTGCTGATCTGTGACGAGATCCAGACCGGCTTTGCCCGGACCGGCAAGATGTTTGCCACCGAATATAGCGACGTTGAGCCGGACCTGATGACGGTGGCCAAGGCCATGGCCGGCGGCTTCCCGATCAGCGGCGTGGTCGGCAAGGCGGACATGATGGACGCGGCGGCGCCGGGCGGCCTCGGCGGCACCTATGGCGGCTCACCGCTCGGCTGTGTCGCCGGGCTAAAGGTGATGGAGATTATCGAGCAGGATAACCTGTGCCAGCGCGCCGTGGAGATCGGCGAGCTGTTCAAGGGCCGACTGCTGCGCCTCAAGGGCAACGGCATGAGCTCGATCGGCGAAGTGCGCAACCTTGGCGCCATGATCGCCATGGAGCTGGTCAAAGACGGCGAGGCCGACCGGCCCGACCCGGAGCTCACCGGCCGCATTGTCCGCGACGCCGCGGAAAAAGGCCTCACCCTGCTCAGTTGCGGGGTGCGCGGCAACGTGATCCGCTTCCTGCCGGCGCTGACGGCCAGCGACGATCTTCTTAACGAGGGACTTGATATCTTGGAACAGGTCTTGATGGCCAGATAG
- a CDS encoding NAD-dependent succinate-semialdehyde dehydrogenase has protein sequence MADYLGQETGLLVLNPVDDSELAVVRDWTVTEVEAAVEKAETAFGDWSKRTAKERSAVLTRWYNLIMEHQEMLARIITAECGKPLAEAWGEVAYGASFIEWFAEEGKRLYGDMIPAPGADKRIMVLKQPIGVVSAITPWNFPNAMITRKVAPALAAGCTAIVKPAEATPLSALALQKLALEAGLPEDCLQIVTTTKPADVGRVLTTHPTIRKFSFTGSTAVGKLLAQQCAGTVKKVSLELGGNAPFIVFDDADLEAAIKGAMASKYRNAGQTCVCANRFYVQDGIHDAFVARLTEEVEKLKVGDGAEEGIAVGPLINQAAVEKVDGLVKASIVAGGTAATGGGRHDFGENYFEPTVLTNLQHGEEISRAEIFGPVAPVFRFRDEDEVIRMANDTPYGLAAYFYARDLGRVFRVAEALEYGMVGINEGILSTEVAPFGGVKESGVGREGSHYGIDDYVELKYCLIGGL, from the coding sequence AAGGCGGAAACGGCCTTTGGCGACTGGTCAAAACGTACCGCCAAGGAGCGGTCGGCGGTGCTCACACGCTGGTATAATTTGATAATGGAGCATCAGGAGATGCTGGCCCGGATCATCACGGCGGAGTGCGGCAAACCGCTGGCCGAAGCGTGGGGCGAAGTGGCTTACGGTGCCAGCTTTATCGAATGGTTCGCCGAGGAAGGTAAACGGCTTTATGGCGACATGATCCCGGCCCCGGGAGCGGACAAGCGGATCATGGTGCTCAAGCAGCCGATCGGTGTGGTGAGCGCCATCACGCCCTGGAACTTTCCCAATGCCATGATCACCCGCAAGGTGGCCCCTGCGCTGGCGGCGGGCTGTACCGCTATAGTAAAGCCGGCGGAAGCGACACCGCTGTCGGCGCTGGCGCTGCAAAAACTGGCGCTGGAAGCAGGCCTGCCGGAAGATTGCCTGCAGATTGTCACTACCACCAAACCGGCGGACGTCGGCCGGGTGCTGACCACTCATCCGACAATTCGCAAATTCAGCTTCACCGGCTCCACCGCGGTGGGCAAGCTGCTGGCGCAGCAATGCGCGGGAACCGTCAAGAAAGTTTCCCTGGAGCTCGGCGGCAATGCGCCCTTCATCGTATTTGATGATGCCGACCTGGAAGCGGCAATCAAGGGCGCCATGGCCAGCAAATACCGTAACGCCGGCCAGACCTGCGTCTGCGCCAACCGCTTCTATGTCCAGGACGGGATCCATGACGCCTTTGTCGCCCGGCTGACCGAGGAAGTGGAGAAGTTGAAAGTTGGTGATGGCGCAGAAGAGGGGATAGCTGTTGGCCCGCTGATTAACCAGGCGGCCGTGGAGAAGGTGGACGGGCTGGTCAAGGCCTCGATTGTGGCGGGCGGTACGGCAGCCACCGGTGGAGGACGTCATGACTTTGGCGAGAATTATTTTGAACCCACCGTGCTGACCAACCTGCAGCATGGCGAGGAGATCTCCCGGGCGGAAATCTTTGGCCCGGTGGCGCCGGTGTTCCGCTTCCGCGATGAAGATGAGGTGATCCGCATGGCCAATGATACACCTTATGGCCTCGCCGCCTATTTCTATGCCCGGGATCTGGGCCGGGTGTTCCGGGTCGCCGAGGCGCTGGAATACGGCATGGTCGGTATCAACGAAGGGATACTCTCCACCGAAGTGGCACCGTTCGGCGGTGTCAAGGAGAGCGGTGTCGGGCGGGAAGGCTCCCACTACGGCATCGATGATTATGTGGAACTGAAATATTGCCTGATAGGAGGGCTTTAA